In the Kribbella sp. NBC_00482 genome, one interval contains:
- a CDS encoding methylated-DNA--[protein]-cysteine S-methyltransferase, with protein MEWSVVDSPIGDLTLAVDETGLCRLHFGTTDRPLGNDPLLTEAAEQLKAYFAGELQEFTLPLSVRSGSDFERAVWTQLTRIPYGEMQTYGDVAKIVGDAGAARAVGTACNRNPIAIVVPCHRVVGAGGKMVGFGGGIPTKRHLLELEARVTLETLWT; from the coding sequence GACTCGCCGATCGGCGACCTCACGCTCGCGGTGGACGAGACCGGGCTCTGCCGGCTGCACTTCGGGACGACCGACCGGCCGCTCGGCAATGACCCGCTGCTGACCGAGGCCGCCGAGCAACTGAAGGCGTACTTCGCCGGAGAGCTCCAGGAGTTCACGCTGCCGCTGTCGGTGCGCAGCGGCTCCGACTTCGAGCGCGCGGTCTGGACCCAGCTCACCCGGATCCCGTACGGCGAGATGCAGACGTACGGCGACGTCGCGAAGATCGTCGGCGACGCAGGCGCTGCCCGCGCCGTCGGTACGGCGTGCAACCGGAACCCGATCGCGATCGTCGTCCCCTGCCACCGGGTGGTCGGCGCCGGCGGAAAGATGGTCGGTTTCGGCGGCGGGATCCCGACCAAGCGGCACCTGCTCGAACTCGAGGCCCGGGTCACCCTCGAGACCCTCTGGACCTGA